The window gtccTTGCAGTGACCTCGCAGACAGCCACTGGTGCCCTGCGCCGAGAGGAGCCGCTCCGTGGGCTCAGGCAGAAGGACAGGGCCTTTTCGGACCCACAGCAggccttgcaggaggcactgtccttgctgggcagtgatgactggtaagaaaggccccatcactctgtgtccctcttggcGTTAAGGTCGGTCAGAAGCGAGTcttgctggtgcctctgagccctgagagcccagagggccaaagggcactgctgaaaccactgtggagctgtgagaggataaagagtggagagcagccttttcttggccttgctctgcagcactgctccaactgcagcaggtccatgctgtttcctggctttggctgctgctccatggagctgcaaaggaaatgctgagggaagagagaaagctgtGGGACGAGATGCTTtgctggctgaaggcagaagcaggatggcagcagttttgagtgtagagatttgggtgccttgggccactggcccagtgggactgagtaagattcctctctgctcccactgctgacagcaatggCAGGGACTCCTGCATGTGAGTCCCagaagctgctccaggcagctcctcttTTTGAGAAATGGACTGAGTTGTGCCTTCAAGTCCTTCTGCCTACCATTACTCCTGAAgggctcatggcagaagagaaggaaagagaaataaaatcctctgGGAATCTTGCACTTTTGCAATTCAACTTTTCCTTCTCAAGGAATCATACGGGCTTGAGATGTTTTGTCAATACTCATAATGTGTCCCAAAACTCTACACAGAcagaaggaggcccagaggtgaTACCCTTCCAAATATTAGGTGATATTGGTTGTCTTTTTGATGTCTGGGTTAGCATCCACTCACTGGTGGATGCTTCATTCTCACAGGGAATGAAAAATTTCACAGCATGAAAAATTAGCCACGTTGCATCTCCTTGTGCAGTCTTCTTTgctttgccctttctcttctgctttctcttccccatttctctttgatgccctgggaggtgcagagagcttctgcaggtgtGGGGGTCCTGATGACACTCAGGGGTGCCCATGGGATCAgttgccagccctggctgcagccctgatgcctcACACACCTTCCTGTAGCTGAGGGCCTGCACAAAGCAAGTGCTGAGAGATGGAGTTGTTTGCACCTTTTCAATAACACTTTGCTGTTGTGGGCATTGTTTTAGGTCGGAGTGttctgggaaaagccagagtttTAACAGTTCTTGCCCAGCGGTGGAATCTTAATCTTCTGggacatcctgctgcttttttggggAACGTGTGAGGTGGAGTGGGTGACACACAGGCCTCGATTGTAGAGTGGAAactcagctccagagtgccagtgcagactctcagtgctgaactgcctgctggggctgccaaagaaggaaaatgtcccAGTAACAGCCCAATgggactgtgtctcagggacaggtacagggaggtgacaagaaCCAGCAGCATGGCCTGGCCTCACAGCTTCTAGGAAGCAGTGATGACAGAGGGAATTAATAGCAGAGATTTTCAGAAAGGTCACAAATGAAGACTCTGAAAGCCCTCTCTTTGCCTCTTGGATTTGTGTATGCTTTTGACAGCCACAGCATCCTGTGGCAATGTGTTCCACGATTTCATTAAgtactccttgaaaagcacctGCCATGCTttgactgagctgccagcctggtgaTTTGAAAGGGTGCTGCCAAGTGCTTGggtagagagaaaaatcaatcttttttgTACTTGCCTTTCAGGGAACGGAAGAAGAAGGGACTCTTGAACAtcacactgctggctgagtcccATTCAGAAGTCCTGCTCTGTCGGCTTCGTGAGATTTGCTTGGCAGTTACCAGAGAGGTGAGAACATTGCTCTGAATTGACCCCATACTCGATACACGGCTTGTAGAGTAGAATATGTGCTTGttcatctccatgtgtgctcagggactgcctTCATTCTGGTTTTAGACCTTCTATTTCTAGTGTCTGTCAGCTATCTGTAGGATCTGTGTGtacatgtagctgtatttactgGCAGGTCGGGtatctgacacttgtctgtgaGTGAGGTACCATTATAATGCAAGGCAGAAAAGAGACACTAATAACATGATATGCCAGATTCCCAATCTCTGCCCAAACTGTAATTGAACACTGCAAATGAGTCTGTAGAcctgagcctgtgttttctgttttctgcctggGTGCTTCAACTACAGGTGTTGCTTTTTTGAACAGGAGCATCTGACTGTTTTATCTTTATGCCTTGTGCCTTTATGGTTTGAAAGCAGCcctttctttattttgcttctatgtttttcaaataaaagggcCTAAAATCAAAGCAGTAGACATTATAGAAGGTTTAAGTGGAACACTTTAGTGAAGCCTATTTTTCATGCCTGCAGTAAGAAGGTGTGTGGGCAGAAACTGGTGCCAGAGTAAGTGTCTTTCATGCTTGGGCTCTTCTGCTCCTACTGTGCTTTTATACACAGTGGGACGTGTTGTGATTTCCTGGGAGTCTTGTCTAAGGAAACTGGTTTTCTTTGCAAGGTGATGCTTATGTTTCCCCTCATGACTTCCCCAGGTGACCAACCTCCGGTCCAACGTGTCCTGCTCTGCAGttgtcactctgggagagctcTTTGTGATCTTGGGGAAGGACATGGACTCCGAGGTGGATCAGATTGCTGCAGTCCTTCTCCACATGTTGCGGAACTCCCCAGAGTTtattcagaaggcagcctgtcAGAGCCTGGGCATGATAGTAGAGAACGTGACTCCTACACGAGCAATGACTGCTCTCCTGGACAATGGAGTCAAGTAggttcttcttctttctgtgatatTCTTGACCTTCTAGTGTGTGGCTGAGGGAAGGGATGACAGAGAGAACGGGAATGGTGGAAGGGAAGGGCCCTGTATCCTGCATCTTCTGTGGACTCAGTGACTTGATTCTCTGATCaacctcatttctcctttctgagaAATAAGGAGGGTACTTGCtggggcatggagcacatcagGGAGAATGTGCtgggtgtggcacagcctgcacagcaggtgcagctcctgccaaaagGAGTCTTGTGTGACTGTCCTGGCCTTAGAGCTGTGTTTTCTATTCAAACTGATGTTTCATGTTAGCCCTGAGATGATGAAGCACTTTCCAGGCACCCTCACTGGCTGAGTGCCATGGGACAGCTGAAGCAAATGCTGCCTTAAGTGTTGGTGCTGGGCCTGATAGTTCCCAAGAGACAGTCTCTAGAATAGGACAAGCTGGATAAACTGACTGCCACCCTTTCCTCAACTTTGGAATAGGGTAAAACACTCAGACGTATCCCTTGCCAAGCTTTACAAAAGaaacaggctgcattgctgggTGTTCCTCAACTTCACGGCCCACGGcatgttttctctgcatttgtgttttcccaggggtctgcagatttggggatgaatgggtggaaagagcctcatcctgctgcagctctggctaGTGGGTGCCCTCTGATGGGTCAGCACGAATTGTccttaatttctaaataattcaTATGTAACCTATTACTTTAATCTTTCTCTGAGTAAACTTCGGGAAAGAAATTGAGCATCCAATAGTGCAGGGAGACTGAATGCTTCCCTTTTCCATGCAGACAGCCCATCTGTACAATGCTAACTTTGTGTTTATCTGAGGACAGAACCTTCTACAtgtgtctgcagctgcagggagaagccaggctccttcccccagcaaggacagggagcaggctgtggccaaggcctgtgctgctgctgctccttctccctgtgtcccagggtttgctctctccttcccaggagctgctacGTCCCGGCACAGAAGTGTACGGCCGAACTCCTCCTGTCCTTGATGGAGAAAATGGGAGTCACGAAGCTTGCAGGCTcacccagggctgagaggctggcacaggtggcagggaCACTTGCTCAGGACAGTCACAAGGACATGAGGTAATGATCTTCTTTCACCTCCTAAAACAGGAAAACcgttttgtgtttggctttaagctaaaaccagaaagagtggaaactcaAGGCAATAATAAGTGACCTCACAGTGTGGCTAAGGggcatagaatcatggaatatgcAGAGTTGGAGGGGAGCCATGtagatcatccagtccagctcccgGCCATGTGCAGGACAGCCCAAGAGTCACTCCacgtgcctgagagcattgtccaaacgcttcttgagctctgtcaggcttggtgctgtgaccactgctctgggttgtctggggaaatgactgtaCTGGGTAACCTGAGGTTGGCAGCAAGGAGCATTGCCAGCTCCCTGTGACTTGCGAGATTCTTTACTGAGATTACAAGAGCTCTGATTagccagtccaacagttttGTTTAGCCTTAGGCGCACAAGAGAAAGCCAAGTGTAGGCTAATGTTCATCACTGAAGGATGccaaacatctgtttctcattaacttaagacttccctagaaatattttagaggtCTTTAGCCAATGTATTCAGTCTTTCTAAACctcttctgcagatttctagagTGCTATTATCTGTGGCTCAgtgacctccaaatttcttcttgaagaaaattgtggtttcctagtggcaaaatcaccccaagccaccaaaatccccttcctttgatgatgaaattcccattaatagctgccaagaACACCAGAGCAACTGGCTGCCCATGTGTATACagatagtatagaataatcaaaagcaaggatgaggtgttttgtcctggcttccctgccagttaaaggaaggaaaatgtatgtgcaagggcagcagaacactgctaataggctctgacaacaaagcagatgtgtttcCCTTGTTGCCTGGGATCCTTTGATCCCACAGAAGCACACCCCCAGTTTCAGagagaaatggtatttttctgttggcccacattctcctcttgcctcttgtgttcagctgacagcactgtgcagtgtcaagtgaggtaaatctccctctttgctgagtcTAGGTAACGCCTTCTCATGCAAACATTGCACCGGATGAGTTTAAGGCATCAGCCTCTTCTGTTAACACTCTTCCtttgttcacttttcttttgtttccttccttccttcctcaggcattatggacaggagatggtgaagatgttgcttagtaatcaaaaatttcaaaagcttttGGAACAATCTCTTTCCACGCATGACCTGGAAGATATCCTGAAgagaattaagaagaaagtaagtgcttggcaggacaaatgtctcctttgtgcaagtattgccactgctAATAGGAGATCAAATATACCCAATGTGTCTGTATCTCATTCCTCTTTTGCTGAAtcattttattcctgaaaatgagctgttaatcctcagcCTGTTCTTCTGCAGACCACACAGGAACTGTATTCTTGGGGGAAAAGTAGGGTTTTGAATACTTTGAATATGGgtcacaaagaggaaagggagagaggagaaaatgggtttacATTCACGTGTAAGCCCCCACAGCACTCTCCCTACCATGCCCtcagtaaagcaattaagtgaCAATAGTGCTTCTGAACATAACAGAGTCTTTGCAAAAGAGACTCTAAGTCTCTTAGTACTACCAAGAAAATTTCCAAGTATACAAAAGATGTCCAAGTCAATCCTAATTACTACAATTATTTTAGgaatactgccctgctgtcaagccctgtggagctggaagaagcttggtaaattcagcagcatccagtggaAAATCATTTTTTTGATTGGGAgggattttattctttttatctaCATTACAGAAGGGAGTTTTTCTttgtgcaggggcagggagagtaagtgttgaaccaaatcaacttccaacacaatgggccaacccccaaagagtccaattttttctgctgcttcctttaagaCCACTCATTGCCTACCAGTTTGCATAATTCCCATTTATGGTCAAAACTcataaatttgggattttagacagCAGCTCAGTCTGGTAGCACCCATAACCTGCCTTGGGCTACCAAAAACAAAGAGCTGGCATCACTGAATCTctggtctgtttatttctgtaagttaggaaatgtttccctaggCCTTGGTAGCAGTGATCCTGGTTCTAACTGGTGTTTTAAAGAGGGAATTTCCTAGTTCTATTCtaaagattgatggggtttctctgtgtctctgtaggggatggaaaaccagaaggctgAACGCCCACCTGTGCAGGAGccggtgaagaagaggaatGAAGGCTCCAAGGAGCCCCAGGCCACATCACCTCCTAGCAAACGGTACTGAGCACTTTTGCCAGATGTGACAAAGCCCATGACATGCTTCACATGCCTCTTCCTCAGGCACATCTTTCTGATGGAGATGACCAGTGCCAaagattgtttcctttccctacaaatgctctaggataaaaaatatctatttctgcattgtgttgaacacagcttctctggagggCTTTCCACAAATACTGGGCGACAAAAAGTCACCCATTGCTTGCAGTTCAGAtgatccagtgcagtggcaagggcagggctgtggaggctAGGAGAGGGCCAAGTCTGTGCTGCCTGACTTGAGACAAGTAAATTCaaccagggtttttttcatccaaGTGGAGTCCTTTTTAGATGGGTGTTTTAATGAGAAGTCCCAGTCTAGAGGCAGGATGCCATTCCTCAAACAAGCAGTTCCCTTCCATGAGGTTTGGTCTAGCTGATTGTTGGTTTTGTTACCCTCAAACAGCAGTACCAAGTTTGAGTAGTAAGGAGCAAGACAATTCCTAAGCCATTTTGGTCAACAGGTATCTCAAGGTGGACTTTTTGTCTTGTGATTCCTGCCCTTCCTACAGTTTGCTTGATGGACAGcgtgtttggtttatttccccctgtgctgcaatcagcatttaagacaggaatttggtccttgctgtctcgtcatgccagtggcagagctacTTGTACTGTTTTCCTCTGACAACAGAGggggatttatttagctctgtcatgctcagcagtggcaagaaagTGACCACATGCCTCAGTAGCATAGCTAGCATCTTCCCATTCTCATGGAAGAGGCAGGTTGATCCAAGAGGATTATTCCCAGTGGGTTTGTTACGCTGTGCATCTAGTTTCTagggaagcaaatgaaatgtgagcgtagttctgggatgtctgatttctgtttttctctctgttactgattttctgGATCATTTAGCTATGcccctgttcatctgttcagatgcatctgagctacttttgcagattgtcatgcctggttgtagagacacttctccagagtgatgagTTTCCTTATTGTAAGACACACACATCCCGTATGAGGAGGCATTTAAACTTGGAAGCagtgtctctctttccccacaaagTAACGTGGCCTGTGTGTCTTAGAAGCCATCTGAAGATAGAGcagatgcatctcatccttggttttcctgCGTGAGCACTAGAAGAATGTGACTTGCAGATTGTTTCCCATAATGATTGTCATGAGGTCCACGTTGTTCTTCACTTCAGAGCCTCATGATTTTCTAGCTTGAAATCACATCATTAGGAAAGCTCCCCAAGATGTTTGGCTCACAATTAACTGAAGGGATTATCAGAAACAGATCCTAATTTGACTTTGTTTTCCAGGGCAAAGTCTGCCACTGGTGGACACCGCCTACACCGTGCAAGAGCCCAGGTCACATTACCTGCATCTGTGGAagaaagggagctgctccagaagctttaccATCTCCTGGAAGCCAAGGCGTTCCAGACACGGATGGAAGGAGTGGCACTCCTCCTAGACCTGTCCAAAACCAGACCCCAGCTGATCTCCACTAACATTGTCCAAGTATGTAGGATATCTTCATTGCTCCTTTCATTTAGCTCCTTTCCCAAGCCTGCGGAagtaaagttaattcagtgtgtcttggcactatatcctggctgtttgggacagaCTGGCCCTTCTTATCCAGACAAATTAATTGAGCTCCAGGCTTCAGGACAAGTTATTTCAGTCCAGCTGTATTTTTCTGGCAGGTGCCTATTGCTGCTGTTCATCAGATGATggcagaattttctgctggtgtaACCTCTGCTGTCTCCTACTCCCAGTTGGGTTAAGTGGAGGGAATTGAGCCATTGAAGACATGGCAATTATTTTCTAGAGAAAAAATGGGTTTGCATGGGGAAGAGAAGTATCAGGCTGGGTTGgtttaaacaaaatgtttttaaaatgataCTTCTGTGAACTCCATCTTGTCTTGCACAGGTAAAACTCATTTCCATCCTCGTCCctattcctcttggtaaagatggtgctcacccttcttggggggccttttttttctctttggaaaggaagaaaacaaataaggacagatccatcccttctcctccctgtagctgcttttcccctttttccagaaaagtgTGCCTGATAATGTGgctgtcaagggactgaacctgctggaatgagagctgtacagcacattATATTTCACAAGTCCACCTGTTAGTCAGAGCAATGGTCTGgatcctggaagagttgatctgagccctgcccttctccagacacaggttctgagacagagaaaataaaacttagATCTCCTCCAGCCATAGTTTAGGCAAAATCATAGCTGCCCTCAATACTTGAGGCAACTGTATAAAAAACTGGGCATTGTAAACATCTGCTTCCATACTTGTAAAGCAAAGGTAGTCTTTTGAATTAATAAATGGAATTGATTCAATGATTTATAGGATGAGAGAAACACCATAGGAATTTTTCTGTCCCCAcccaaacctcttaaaaacagatgaaaatctttcaagcagcatgaggttgtgcaaccattccagtgagtggcccacaggaaaacagtgaaaatgtgCAAGCAAGGGCTGACCTGAGAGAAAGGATCACTTTCATCTTTTAGATTCCTGAGTGCTCATTTCTACATCGCTTCTTCAAAAAAGGTCATTTTAATCAAGCTTTCatgttgtttgttctcttcacagatttttgattattttggccTGAGAATCTGTGACACACataagaaagtgaagcagaaggcgcTGGAGGCGCTGGCAGAAATCATAGGACTCCTGCAGGATGCCATGAACCCATTGATGATCCTTTTGGTTGAAGGCATAACAAAGAACCTAAACTCAAAGGATCCCGGGGTTCATGCTGCAGCTATGACGGCTCTGGACCAATCTGTTGTGCATTTaggtaaggctgagccctggcatggactctcctcacctgtgtctctgtctctccgacacaagagaacgctgagtgccttggtagctgttgctgtctgtggaatgctccagctgacacccaccagaagctgtgcaggtgcagtccttatgcaccATCCCCAACTggctggaatgtgcagcagcatttcccaacagtcccaggagcccttggctctgtgctgctggtctgaagagcaagtcctgGACTAGAGCTTTGCTGCAATTCAGAGGCAAAGGGGTTTTGGAGTTTGCTTGGGCCCCGTCTGACTTGCCAaatgaacagctttgctgtAGGCATGAAGGGACACCGGCCCATCAGAgcttctgcacagcagccacctGGAAGGCTCTACATTATAGGCAGTAGCTGCCTGTTTTCcacctttcttctttgtcttcttttttcaaaggggaccataggattcatcaagttcatttctttataacacATGGGTCAAAATCCATCTGTCAATGATGCCTTGTTCCACACGTTGTTTTGCATGGGACAAGAAGGAAATGGCAAATACCTACAGAGGCAAGGGCAGCTGTAAATTTTTCTGCCACACAGATTGATGTCAGGTCTGAAAATGCCACACTGGGGGAATATGGCTGAACAATGGagtgttgaagaggcaggtcttCAAGGGGagtttccactttctccacctcagctgctctgtgaagtcAGGGATTACCTGACTCAGTGCCTCTCTGTGTCCCAAGTATGGGCTTCTTCCTTTTGGCTCTGCGATGCAGAACCTTTTCACTGCTTCCATGTGACTGAACTCTTGAGGACCCTGatgtgaaatattttaacatAGCTCCTGGTGGAGCAGACAACTT of the Passer domesticus isolate bPasDom1 chromosome 9, bPasDom1.hap1, whole genome shotgun sequence genome contains:
- the LOC135307537 gene encoding TOG array regulator of axonemal microtubules protein 2-like isoform X2 — translated: MRHYGQEMVKMLLSNQKFQKLLEQSLSTHDLEDILKRIKKKEYCPAVKPCGAGRSLGMENQKAERPPVQEPVKKRNEGSKEPQATSPPSKRAKSATGGHRLHRARAQVTLPASVEERELLQKLYHLLEAKAFQTRMEGVALLLDLSKTRPQLISTNIVQIFDYFGLRICDTHKKVKQKALEALAEIIGLLQDAMNPLMILLVEGITKNLNSKDPGVHAAAMTALDQSVVHLGKAEPWHGLSSPVSLSLRHKRTLSALVAVAVCGMLQLTPTRSCAGAVLMHHPQLAGMCSSISQQSQEPLALCCWSEEQVLD
- the LOC135307537 gene encoding TOG array regulator of axonemal microtubules protein 2-like isoform X3, encoding MVKMLLSNQKFQKLLEQSLSTHDLEDILKRIKKKEYCPAVKPCGAGRSLGMENQKAERPPVQEPVKKRNEGSKEPQATSPPSKRAKSATGGHRLHRARAQVTLPASVEERELLQKLYHLLEAKAFQTRMEGVALLLDLSKTRPQLISTNIVQIFDYFGLRICDTHKKVKQKALEALAEIIGLLQDAMNPLMILLVEGITKNLNSKDPGVHAAAMTALDQSVVHLDEVSLMKELCHQWRQLSGQALLDVTERITGTASPSKPRGLRGSIYRECQ
- the LOC135307537 gene encoding TOG array regulator of axonemal microtubules protein 2-like isoform X1 is translated as MVKMLLSNQKFQKLLEQSLSTHDLEDILKRIKKKGMENQKAERPPVQEPVKKRNEGSKEPQATSPPSKRAKSATGGHRLHRARAQVTLPASVEERELLQKLYHLLEAKAFQTRMEGVALLLDLSKTRPQLISTNIVQIFDYFGLRICDTHKKVKQKALEALAEIIGLLQDAMNPLMILLVEGITKNLNSKDPGVHAAAMTALDQSVVHLGKAEPWHGLSSPVSLSLRHKRTLSALVAVAVCGMLQLTPTRSCAGAVLMHHPQLAGMCSSISQQSQEPLALCCWSEEQVLD